Proteins from a genomic interval of Rhizobium etli CFN 42:
- a CDS encoding peptidoglycan DD-metalloendopeptidase family protein translates to MRFSLSPKFGKSAGNLLVVGLLASAATGCSSDVTRFGGLFSSSGQDQVTTSSIPRRGGVQGDPVPRADLGGSAVASQSGYGGNNALNQPYPANPGYEPVRTSSARLASSPVSIQRSELAAPTAAAPSRQRDKEVALAQPFPASPQAQKPRLVAPAAPKATPDSLTTGTTPKISGWSSTNAPSVTLRPGENIATLSRRFGVPEKEILRINNLKTASAAQPGQAILIPTLNGGNAAKAASQAADLAKPGNMPEPAKAPEQKVAVVPGANSARDKTMASADPAAKLPAGAGKDPKAPAGTYVVKQGDSLAKIAKATGANIDDLKAANNISASSLRVGQALKIPAAKADTIKTASIPAEKVESKPADPAPAQQTASVQPAPYKAPAATQTVDEVEKKADVSSDAPESTGIGKYRWPVRGQVIAAYGANVNGSRNDGIDISVPQGTPIKAAENGVVIYAGNGLKELGNTVLVRHDDGTVTVYGNADTLSVARGQKIQRGQTVAVSGMSGDVKQPQVHFEVRKDASPVNPMTFLE, encoded by the coding sequence ATGCGTTTCAGTCTTTCGCCGAAGTTCGGTAAGTCGGCCGGTAATCTTCTGGTTGTGGGCCTGCTGGCGAGTGCCGCAACGGGCTGCAGTTCCGATGTGACACGGTTTGGCGGTTTGTTTTCCTCCTCCGGGCAGGATCAGGTCACCACTAGTTCCATTCCGCGCCGGGGCGGCGTTCAGGGCGATCCGGTTCCGCGCGCCGATCTCGGCGGTTCGGCCGTCGCCAGCCAGTCCGGTTACGGCGGCAACAATGCGCTGAACCAGCCCTATCCGGCGAACCCGGGTTACGAGCCGGTCCGTACATCCAGCGCACGCCTGGCTTCCTCGCCGGTCTCGATCCAGCGTTCCGAGCTTGCCGCGCCCACGGCTGCCGCGCCATCCCGCCAGCGGGATAAGGAAGTGGCGCTTGCCCAGCCGTTCCCGGCTTCGCCGCAGGCTCAAAAGCCGCGGCTCGTGGCACCGGCGGCACCGAAGGCAACGCCCGATTCGCTGACAACAGGCACCACGCCGAAGATTTCCGGCTGGTCCTCGACCAATGCGCCTTCCGTGACGCTGCGCCCGGGTGAAAACATCGCCACGCTGTCCCGGCGCTTCGGCGTTCCGGAAAAGGAAATCCTGCGCATCAACAATCTGAAAACCGCCTCTGCCGCCCAACCCGGCCAGGCCATCCTGATCCCGACGTTGAATGGCGGCAATGCCGCCAAGGCGGCGTCGCAGGCGGCCGATCTTGCCAAGCCCGGCAATATGCCGGAGCCGGCCAAGGCGCCGGAGCAGAAGGTCGCCGTCGTCCCTGGCGCCAATTCCGCCCGCGACAAGACCATGGCGAGCGCCGATCCGGCCGCAAAACTTCCCGCCGGCGCCGGCAAGGATCCGAAGGCGCCTGCCGGCACCTATGTCGTCAAGCAGGGCGATTCGCTGGCAAAGATCGCCAAGGCCACCGGCGCCAATATCGACGACCTCAAGGCCGCCAACAATATTTCGGCGAGCTCGCTGCGTGTTGGTCAGGCCCTGAAGATCCCGGCCGCCAAAGCCGACACGATCAAGACCGCTTCGATCCCGGCTGAAAAGGTCGAGTCGAAACCGGCTGATCCGGCGCCTGCCCAGCAGACGGCTTCCGTTCAGCCCGCGCCCTATAAGGCGCCGGCCGCCACCCAAACCGTCGATGAGGTCGAGAAGAAGGCCGACGTCAGCTCCGACGCGCCGGAATCGACCGGCATCGGCAAATACCGCTGGCCGGTGCGCGGCCAGGTCATTGCGGCCTATGGCGCGAACGTCAACGGCAGCCGCAATGACGGCATCGATATCTCGGTACCGCAGGGCACGCCGATCAAGGCCGCCGAAAACGGTGTCGTCATCTATGCCGGCAACGGCCTGAAGGAACTCGGCAACACCGTTCTCGTCCGTCACGACGACGGCACCGTCACCGTCTATGGCAATGCCGACACGCTGAGCGTTGCCCGCGGCCAAAAGATCCAGCGCGGTC